CATTCTAGacagtgcaaactattccttatttgactttattttacatgacaaacaatttgagaccattttcattgaaatcgaaGCATTTCTAGTTTCTGACCCCTGTGTGGTCAACAAACTGACTACGCCGACTTTGACCTTCTTGCTTAATATCTCAAGAACGCGAATAGATCAAATGAATCGTTATGACCAGATGGATACCTTGGTGtgttttttgacaaaatctgagcaattttgaaatgtgaaCCCTGtagtatgaaatttgacccctgttgatCCCTTGGGACATGGGATATACTTTACTTCCCAAACGATTTTAacaacttcatcaaaaccaagAACTAAAAGTACAAAGAAGCTAAATGGACCTAATTACTTACTCTTGGAAGACTTTAGCCATCATATCAGCCGCTCGCCCGGTCTTATTTACTATAATAACCGGAGTGTTATGTTTAACTGCCTCGTAAACAGTGTTGATTGTTCCTGGACCGCCATTCAGGACTATACACACAACCGGTATTCGACAACCTTCTTTTTTTGCAGCAGCTTTATATGTATGAGAGAAAGGTATGCAAATGAAGCCAACTTTATAATCTGATATTATAGGTATACATCAGAAAActtataaaaacgtataaaagacgtatacaCTTGTCGTCTAAAAACAAAATTGCACAGTAAATTAGTATCTTAGTGAGCAAATGCTTGGAAAGCTTCGTGTTTACACAGAGTGTTTAAGTATTTTGAGTTGTAGTGTATTTTTTACTTTATTTGGTTATAATTTGTATGCTTTGATTTTGCATGTTCCTATTATATCTTAGAGGGCTGTTTTATATACACGTATAGTATCAATTTGATGAGTAATAGTTGaaaaccaataacagataggtCTAAAAAAAGTGATGTTATTGTAGTCGGGAATGGCTTTTCGCAATGTCTCGACCTGCAGAAATTCGCATACttttatgtgaaaaaaatcaACTTAATAAAGTTGTACCAACCTGTACAGACTTCCTTCCATTCATTGGATATGGCGCCTTCCAGGTTCGCACGTAAAGCTATTTCACCACCGAACTTCATCCCCTGGTGTGCATCTACTAGAATAAAGTGTGTGTGGTCAGGATTAAGCTCAATACCCTTTTCGCCTTCTGGTCGTTGCTTAGGGGGTAGTTCTTTTGGTGGCAGCTGCTTGGCATTCTTAACCTAAATAGGCAACCATTAGAGACAATGGATCGTTAATTATAACCTATATGCTAAACCCCTATTATTTTGTACGATGCCAACTACGTTAAAAGACGTAGTCTTAGAgtttttaaataaaggcacttaatttaatgcccacgtgaccagatgggcgctaacattacagcgtctagacaggattTCTGGAAAAGTGATCTTTGGCACagcaggtggtcttcctgtgtatttcaagtGGAAACGCgagatgcatgtccaaattttctagcaaatttgtcattttttacaactttgtagtatttttgtaagagtttccgtcgaaaactttttttttccggCGATCAAAACTTTAagaatttagttcttgaaaacatactaaaaacagaatcccccaatgtataattaatttgcctattaaattttcagcaattttgatgatatttgtctgaaaaattcctatctcttagcattgtagcacatctactgatcacttggtggtcttggtatggcgacgcccatgggtcacgtgggcattaaatttagtaccTTTTATTATGGTAACTGGTTGGTCTGCTTAAACTATAAGatgatttgatttttttgggGTAGGCCTCAAAataatgtcgtcatttgacgtcacgccgatgtgcaGCATCGTTTAGCGGACATCATTACGGCGCAATTGAAAGCCATGAAGTACGcggtaacgatgtgcgcatcggcgtgacgacaAATGCCGACATCTCTTATATCGGCGGACCTTACAAGACTGATGCAGACGGCATCagaggtctacccgcaaaggttTATGGTTTTTATAGAGGTGAATAAATGTcttctcatttttacttcactATTAGTGTATTTCAACATAATAAGCCCATGCATATTCGTTCTGTTCAACATGAAAACGAAACATAATCTGAGAGTGAAAACTAATTAATACCACTTTGTGGAAAACAATTGTCAGAAATCGTACATTTCCTTTAAAGAGTTTACCTCGTCATCTTTGAGTGTCAGCACGGTTTGATAGCTTTCTTTGATAACTCCCCACGTTGCTATGCCTATTGTTGTAACATCATCTTTGGTTGTATCACGCCTTTTCTTGACAGCATCTCCTGTATATTTCATCACCCCTGCATCGGTACCACCGGTGATGATCCAGGCTTCTTTAATTACAAGAACATAAAAGGGATATATGCAGAGATcggtcaattttgaagttataGTAACTTGCCCCAGTAGTCTAATAAAGAGGCTTTAAACTGCGTTTTTATGTTTCACAAAAGAAGATTTTATGATAACAACTAATCTCTGAAAaaggctttaacatgtttaaggtcaATTAAAAATGATGGACAGGCTACGAACAGGCATGAACCCACAAGCCtccgcacactttacaggaattcactgaccactgtggcccaagacatATCATATAACCATATGGTATTgcaattatgtatttatttttatattgttttaatgtTTGCTTTCGTCTCGAAACATTACAAAATGGTTGGTAATAAATCAGGAACTGGTGATTTAAATTTACGAAGTATTACACAGTATTTAGTGGAATTTGTCTTAAAGCCATAGTATAACGTTTgccgaggagaacgccctcagaAATGTTCTAAATTatgttttacacgattgtaatgtactttagtcaataaagatactctgcaacaGCACTTTAGgtggtgtagttttgtcaaaatccgagattttgaataaaacactggAAGAgtaccggcgttttattattacgatggaaatattagtcgaacacgtatgcacagtacgtacacggcgtgcgggatacacacccacacacccagaggatcgtatcgtacgtattacaaccgcgggagtaacatgcatgggcactagaagtaaattccaattttctatgctttacctcacttgttcggctcaaaattaaaaggggacatatatgacagtaaaagctaacattttatggaaaataataccactctatttttacagaaatgttataatatggctttaactcatTGTTCTGTCAACTTGTAGTAATTACTGCGACTCCACAAGGGAGTGAGATCTGTATCTAAGCAACTGTCGATACATAGCGCTCGAACACCTTCAGAATTGGCCCTGTGGACCCGAAAGATTCTTTCGAATGTCCACCTGCTTCTTTCTCACCTTAAAAACCCAGTAGGGTGAAAAGAATAAAGGCAATGGTAAACCACCCGATACATAGTCCTAGTCGTGAACTTTAAAGTATAAAGAATAAAACTAGCAGTTTGCATTAAGGCTGAGCAGCCTGGTGTTATTATTGGAAAAACTGAGCTTTCTTCCAACTACCACTTCTCTTCAGCCAACATCATGAAAAGCAACTTCAGATTTCCGACTCTATTCTTATGACTGGTTCTTTCTAacttatatattatattttatattataagtTAAAggcgcatttcgtgatccacagcctcatccccccacttttctcaaaaaaagttgagatttttatatcactgaaaacctctggctacataatgtttatgtacaaaatatttcttgcagattaattcgtttagcaaagatatcgtgaaatttgaatttcgttctggtgcaccagaacgaaattacaacgtattgtctatggagcagtgtaatacacataatcatgcaactcgcaaacgcaatatcggaatcaactgaaattttgggaatatgcttttttcgtggatatgtactgaaaaatgtcataaaaagaggatgctaggatcacgaaatactcctttaaggcacTATCAGCAGAGAAAATCTACACAAATCATCCAAAATCAGATTTTAGCATCAGCATTGATAGATGATATGCCTAAATTATCTAACCGTTTAGCTCTTACTTGTGCTAACTGCTGCATCCACAATAGCACTAAAGTAACTTGCACGATCTTTGTCAGTGAGTTCTTTGATTTCTCCAGCAGCTCCCGTTACAGATATCACGACGCCTGGTGTAGAAAGCGTCCAGTCTTCCTTCAGCAGTTGCAAAATGTCGCCCGATTTAGATTTGTGATCAAGTCGAACATACTGTGAAAGGTGAACAATACATTATTGCGAAAGTCTATCAGATACGGAATTTTTGTTATTCCTTCTCGTCCAAGAACCTAAAATGCCACACCCCCTCAATGCATAACTGAAACTGAGCAGTTTGGATGAACAATAATACACGGCcatgaatataattattttcttttgcatTAAAACCATGATCCATTTCCGTTACTTCTGCATGAAAGCCgaaaattattattaataagCTTCACCCAGCAGGCGACTGTCAAGCTTACTataatattcattcatttatttgtttatatatttatttatttatatatttatttacttatttatttaattaattatttaatcatccattatttatttatctatatcgCACACACCTCGCTAGAAGTCCCGTTGGTGAAATTAATTTTGCCAACAGCTCTAGTGTATTTGGAGCTGTAATAAAGAAGTGGTTTCATTAATTACATATTGAGAAGAATAGAACAAAGCTATTATTTATAACAGGT
Above is a window of Amphiura filiformis chromosome 20, Afil_fr2py, whole genome shotgun sequence DNA encoding:
- the LOC140141846 gene encoding transient receptor potential cation channel subfamily M member 2-like, giving the protein MSRGTKANIYDFIDEKNEKNSKYTRAVGKINFTNGTSSEYVRLDHKSKSGDILQLLKEDWTLSTPGVVISVTGAAGEIKELTDKDRASYFSAIVDAAVSTKAWIITGGTDAGVMKYTGDAVKKRRDTTKDDVTTIGIATWGVIKESYQTVLTLKDDEVKNAKQLPPKELPPKQRPEGEKGIELNPDHTHFILVDAHQGMKFGGEIALRANLEGAISNEWKEVCTAAAKKEGCRIPVVCIVLNGGPGTINTVYEAVKHNTPVIIVNKTGRAADMMAKVFQEKSVASAKDLKKEHADKLTECLEKDHLISVFNSSSEKEMGKEMKGAILKAVKKDGH